CACGCCGACCGTCGCGGTATTCGTCTCGACCGACCCGCGCGTGTGGGCCCCACGCGGTGTGAGCGTTGCGCTGGCCGAGCCGACCAGCACCTCGATCCGAGCTGCCGTCGTCTCGCTCGCTGAGCGCTAGCGCCCAGACGAAAGGGCCCTCTCATGTCTGAGAGGGCCCGTCAAATCTGCCCGCGGCAAGCGGGTCTGCTCGCCACAGGCGGGTTCTACCCCGTGTCCGCAGTATCTATCGTCGAGATCGAATGGTTGCCAGCACTCCAACGCCCAGAAGAACCAGGATCGAAGGCTCGGGAACAATGGTCTCTCCTGGCCCAGGAAGGAGTTCGTTGTCGGAGACGCCCCCGCCCGAGACCGTGCCTGGCACCAGCTCCCAGCCGGACTGGGCGACGTAGTACACGAGCGAGTACTCGTTCGGATCAAGCGTGCACCACGGATCGAAGAAGTTGCCCGAGAACGTGAACACCGTTGCCTGGGCGGGCCCACTGTACCCGTACAGGTACGGATCCTGGAATGTGTCAGTTGTCGGGCTGCCGTCCACAACCGGCACCACCCAGAGCGGGCTCAGCCACCCGACCGAGCTCACCGGGTAGAGGTTCGGATTGCCCACGTTGAAGTTGTTCGTAGAGGTGGACACCGAGTTGTCCATGTCCAGAAAGTAAACGAACAATGCCTCGCCTTCGTTCAGTTCCGGCACGCCGGCCGGCAGCGAACTGCTGGAGTAGTCAAAGACGAAGGAGGTCACTTCCATGACCCAGTTGTCTGCAGCGAACGTGTCCTGCTGGACGTGTATCGGGTCCCCACCGATATCAGCGGTTGTTGCGGCGGCCGAGCCGGCTATAGACAGGGCTGCAGCGGTGAGCAGCAAAGCAAAGGATCTCATAGAATCCCCCAATCAATGCTCTATGCACGAGTGCGATAGAATCCACCCTAATTCAGTCCTAGTTTAGCGCATCAGTCCCCTAGTGTCAAGCAGAAAGGTTGCAGATATCATCGTTTAGTCCTCGCATTGACGCGTCAGTCTGGCTCGCTCGTCTCATGGCGCTCAGCATACTTGCCTTTTCGTCCAACGCGGCTCTACTGATCGCGAAGGGAAGAGCGCTCAGGTGTTTACCTATCGTCGGGTCGATGCTTGTTGGTGGGTAGGGTGGCGCGGCTGCTGTTCCAGGCGTCCCCTTGCCTCTGGGCGCCGTCTCAGTACGTCCCGTACTCGTGTGCCATCCGGACCATGGCGCGGATGTTGTCGTCCGGGGTGTCGCGTCCGCACTGGTCGCCAGTGGAGAGGATGAAGCCGCCGCCGGCCGCTGCATCGTCTATGGCCTTGCGCGACGCGGCCGCGACCTGCTCCGGCGTGCCGGTCAGCATCAGGGTGGTCGTGTTCAGGTTCCCCATCAGCGCCAGCCGTTGGCCGAACTGCGCCTTGATCTCCCTGAGGGTGCAATCGCCCATCGGTGGCTCTTCGAGCGGGTTGATGCAGTCCAGGTCGGTCTGCTCGGCGCAGCGTTCGACCACGTGGCGTTCCTTGCCACACGAGTGCAGAATGGTCGGCACGCCGGCCTGCTTGCACACGCGCGTCATCTCGACGATCGAGGGGAGTGAGAAAGCGTCGAAAATGTCGGGCGACTGGAGCGTGATCGACCCGGAACCGTGCAACAGCATGAAGTCGGGCTTGGCCTCGATCATCCGTTCGAGCCGGGCCATCTGCCAGGCGTGGAACATCCGGCGGTAGTCCTCGGCCAGCTCGGGCCGCTCGTAATAGAGCATGGAGGCGCCGAGCAACTCGTCCTGCATGATTCCGTAGGGCAGCAGAGGGTAATCGACCGCCCCCCCGACGGCGCACGTCTCACCCGCCTCTTGCCGCATCGCGGCGAAGTTCTCCATGCCGCCGATGTTGTCGGGGTGGTAGATGTACTTGAGCTTCGGCCAGTCGCGCTCGAGGTCCTTGATCATCTTCTCCGTGCAGGACTCGCTGTCGGCAATCGGGTACTGGAATACCTCCTCGAGGTCGCCCTCCGGCGTGTCCCAGATGATGTGCGCCGTCCAGCGGTCGGGGCGTTTCTCAATGAGCTTTGCCGTGCGCGTCGCCTTGGGCTCTTCTGCCGGGTCGGGCGAGCCGTAGAGGAACCAGCCGTCCATGCCGAAGTACTTAACTGCCTCGATGTAGGCGCGCCATAGCGGCGGGTCCTGGCTGTAATAGATGTCCCAGAACGGCTTGCCCGTAAGCCGGCACGGCACCATGTTCGAGATGTCGGGCGACACCGGCACGCGGTCCGGTTGCTCGTTGCGCATGGCGACGAGCATGCGCTCCTTCGAGGTCATGCCCACGACGCGTTCCTCCTTCTCGACGCCGCGCGGTTGTCGATCAGCACGCCGAGCGTGACGATCTGCTTGCGACCTGCGTTGAAGCGAACAGCATTGCCTCTCACACTGCGGATCTCGGAGATCTTCGCTTCGCTTGGTGCGAGGTGCCACGCTTTTCTGACCGGCCAGTGCAGGTCGAGGCGGCCTTTCAGCGGCTTGTTCGTAGCGTTGTAGGCGCGGACGACGAGAAGCTTGCCATCTTCACTGCGTTTGATGGCCGTGCAGACCAGCGCTGATGGTGAGAGGCATACGAACGACACCTCGGCTGGCGCCTGCGGGAAGACCTTGTCGGAATCCATCGAGCGGAGACCCGCGTTGAACGCGTGCGCCTCGGATGCGATTGCCCCGCGGTCCTCATTCTCGACGATGGCCACGGCGTACTCGTATGTGTTCGGGCCGAGGCAGTAGGCGTCCGGTGTCGGCACGGGCATCAGGAACATGCGCCGCGTGAGCAGCTCGCCGCGTGCGATGCAGCCGACCGAACGGAACAGCGTCAGCTCGATGCGGCGGTCCGGTTCATCGGGTGCGTCGTAACCGGGCATGCCGCGGTTGAGCACGGCGAAGCTCACCGCACCGTCGGTCAGGTAGCAGAACGTGCCCTGCGGGTGCGTCGTGGCCGGCTCCTCGAGCCAGGCCTCCTGAGACGGGTGCTCGATGACAATCAGGCGCTCCGTGACGTCGAAAGGCATCTCGGCGAACGATGACGCGGTCCGCAGCCCAGTCGGGAACGCGGCCCGCAGCGTGTGGTCCTTCGATCTGTTGTCCACCGTCGTGGCGAACTCGAGTCGGCGCGCCGTGCGTCCGAGGCTGACGACCGTGCGGACCGGATTGGGCACGCGCTTTCTCGCCCGGCCTCTGAAGTCCTTTGTGGCCGACGCGGGCAGGCGCAGGGCGGTGGTGATCTCGTAGGCGATGCGCACCGGGCTGTCCTCGATCTTGCGGATCGTGCACGGAAGCTCGGTCGAGCGGATGATCTCGTCGTGCTCGGGCCAGCTATATGAGTATTCGTCGCCGGAGTCGCCCTTGTCGATGTACTCGTTGAGGCTGGTGAAGGTGCGGCCGCTCGCCTTGTGCGTGAGGTCCACGGTGCCGTTTGGATTGACGACGGCGCGCAGGTGGTCGTTCTCGAGCACGTTGTCGGGCGTCGTCGGCGTCGCGTTGGGCGTGCTGTTGGCTTGGGGCACGAGCCTGTAGAGGCGGTAGCCGAACGGCGGCAGCTCGTCGCACCATATCCTGAGGTGCGCGTTGCGTACCCATCCGCCCCCGATGATCTCCGTGAGGCGGTTCTTGCTGCGCGATTCCTTCCTGATGGCGTCGATCACGCACGGAACGGGCTCCCCGTCGAGGTTGATGACGCCGAGGCGCGCCGGCAGCTTGCCTTTGAGCGGCAGGGGCACCACCGCGTTGCAGGCGCCCGAGACCGGATGGGGCAGCGGGTTGAAGACCGCGAACGACCACTCGCCCCTCCGCGGTGTGCGGCCCGGGTGCCGCTCGAGCACGGCGTCCATGGCGTAGCCGGCGAGCGTATCGGCGATGTCGAGACATCGCGCGTAGCGATCTTCGCTGGCCCGGTGAACGAAGTCGGGGCTGCACCCGCAGATCGTGTCGTGCGCATGGTTCTGGAGCAGCCACTTCCAGGCCCGCTCGAGAAGCTCGGGCTCGTGGCGCGCGCCGAGCAGCCAGCCGATCGCCTGCAACGGCTCGGCCCATCTGAGCAGCGCCTGGTCGCAACGCCGATCGAGCTGCTTGATGTACATACGCGAGGTGATGGTGCCCCAGAGCAGCTCGCCGCCGTTGGGCACGGGCTTGAAGCTCACGTGGCGCATCTCGCCGCGGATCACGGGCGGCTTGCCCTTGAGCGTGCGGCGGGCGTCGGTGACGTAGGTCTCGAGCGTCGAGTGCTTGAACTCGACGTCGGGGTAGAGCTCGTGGAGCAGGTCGATGATCTCTGCTATCTCGGGCTGAGCGTAGTCGTGATCGACGCAGTTGGGCAGGATGAGCGCCCGGCTGGCGGCCCAGCGCTTCGCCTCGGCGATCACGGGGTCCATCTTGGCCTTGAGTGCGTCGCGGCCGGCCGGCATCCGAGCCGCGCTGCCGTAGCCGCTGATGTCGTCAAGGTGGATGGTGAAGACGCGCGTGCCGTCGGGCGCTTCCCACTCGAGCTCGGTCTGCGGCGTCACCTTCGGCGAGCTGGCGCCGCGCCAGAAGATGTAGCTGTCGAGGCCGAAGCCGCGCGCGAGTTGCGGCATCTGTGACGGGTGCCCGAACATATCGGGCATGTAGCATGCCTTCATCGACCGGCCGAACTGCTTGGCGATGCGCATGCCCACAAGGAAGTTGCGCACGATCGACTCGCCGGTCGGGATGCACAGGTCGGGCAGCACGTAGGCCGGGCCGACGTCGAGTTTGCCCGCGCGCACCGCGCGCTCGAGCCGCCCGCGGTTCTGCGGCTTGATCTGGAGGTAGTCGTCGGCGACGATCGATTGCCCGTCGAGCTTGAAGTGCTTGAAGCCGCTCTTCGGGTTCTCGATCAGGGCGAGTACCTGGTCGAACAGGTAGATGAGCCGCGTGCGGATCACTTCCTCGGAGTAATACCACTCGCGGTCCCAATGCGTCCCCGACACGATGTGGGCCGTGCAGGTGCGATTCCCCATGGCCTCTTCCCCAATCTGGCGCTGTACGCTCAGCCGGCGCGGTCGCTGGGCAGACTGACCCCTGCGCGCGAGTATAGCGGTGCGGCGGTGTGTGTCACCGCCAAATCGTCCGCGGCAAACAGAAAGCGGCATGCCCCCACCCGGACGCGTATGCCATCCGACTGAAAATTAGGGACAGGCACTAATTTATTCAGTCGCTATGCCCGCCAGACTACAGTGATATAATGGGGTCCACAAAATTAGTGCCTGTCCCTAATTTTGGAGGTGTGGGGACGGGATGCTAAGCTTGTGGAGCGGAGGGGGAGCGGTCGAGGGCGGAGCGGATGGTGGCGCTCAGCTCTTCGATCTGGAAGGGCTTGCGAATCACGCCGGCGACGCCTTGTCTGACCATCTCCTCGATGGCCGGTTTGATCGAGTAGCCGGTGCACAGGACGACGCGCGCATCCGGCTGAATGCGGCGCATCTCACTGAAGACCTCGTCGCCGTTGAGGTCGGGCAGCACCATGTCAAGGATGACGCAGTCGATCTCGCCGTGCCGCGCGCGGAATGCTTCGATCGCCTCCTCGCCCGTGGCGGTGATGATGGCCCGGTAGCCGAGCTCCTCGAGGATGCGGCCGAGCAGGTCGCGGATGATCGCCTCGTCGTCGACAACGAGCACGGTCTCGCGTCCACGCTCGACAGGTTCCATGATGCGCCGCTGTTCGCGGTGCGGCGCGGCCGCCGCAGGCAAGTAGACGTGCACGGTGGTTCCGCTGCCGATCTGGCTCTCAACGGTCACGGCGCCACGGTGGTTGCGCACGATGCCGTAGACGGCCGACAACCCGAGGCCGTGGCCGACGCCCTTGCTCGAGAAGAACGGATCGAAGATCCGCGGCAGCGCCTCGTCGGAGATCCCGCGTCCGGTGTCGGAGAGCGACAGGTGCACGTAGGGCCCCGGGTCGAGGTGGGGCGTGTCCGCGCCCGGCGAGCCGTTGAACCGGACGTTCTCGGTGCGGATTGTCACCCGGCCGCCTGAGGCCATGGCCTCGATCGCGTTGGTGAACAGGTTGGCGATGATCTGGTGCATCTGCGCCGGGTCGGCCTCGATCCAGTTGAGCCGCGAAGTGAGCTTCGTTGTGAGTTTGACGCCCCGGGGCATCGAGAGCCGCAGCATGCGCACGGCTTCGAGCACGGTGTGGTTGAGGTTCAGCGGCTGAACCTCATACTGACCGCCGCGCGCGAACGCGAGCAACTGCGCCGTGAGCTCCTTGGCGTGCGTCGACGAGGTCTCGATCCGGTCGGCATAGCGGAACTCGGCGCTCTCGGGGTCGAGCTTGGTCTTGAGCAGCGACGAGTAGCCCATCACGCCGCTCAAGAGGTTGTTGAAGTCGTGTGCGATGCCGCCGGCGAGCAGACCGAGGCTCTCGAGCTTCTTGGTCTCGGCGATCCGCTCCTCGAGCAGCTTGCGCTCGGTGATGTCGCGCAGAATCATCGAGTAGACGCCCCGGTCGGCGAACACGGGCGAGACGGTGACGTTGAACAGCCGACGGTCGCCCGTCGCGTCGTGGGCGTACAGATCGAAGGTGTCGGGCACCGTCTCGTCGCCCGCGGTCCGGCGCTGCACCAGGTCGACCACTATCGGCAGCGTGTCGGGATCGATGAAGTCGCCCCACGCCATGTCGCGGCATGCCTCGGGCGAGCGGCCGACCATCGCGGCGAACGCCCCGTTGACCTCAAGCAGCCGCTCGGCCTTGAACAGCACGACCGGATCGCGCGAGTTGGCCATGAGCGTGCCGTACTTGCGCTCGGTCTCGCGCTTCTCGGTGACGTCCTCGCACATGACGAGCAATCCGATCGTCACGTAGGCGTCATCTCGCAAGAGCGTCGAGGTGAACTGGACGACGCGCCGTCCGACGGGGGCGTTGACCTCCACCTCGAACAGCAGGCGCTGGACCTGGCCGCCCAGCACGCGGGCGAGCTGGTCCTGCATCGCAGCCGGCTCGGCGGCGAGCTGGTCGATGGGGTGGCCTGTCATGTCGTCGGACAACTGGCAGGTGCGGCGCGCCAACTCGCTCATGAACGTGATCCGGCGCTGCAGATCGGTCGTGATGATCCCGATCGGTGCGTTCCGGATGATGTTCTCGAGATAGCTGCGCTCGAACATGGTCTAGCGGCCGTACCTGCTCAGGCTATGGGTTGCATCTTAGTTCGCATAATTCATGCGTAGCGCCATGGTGACCTAGAGCAACTCCTGTGCCATGGGCCTCAAGTCTTGCTGCTCTGACGAACGGCGCGCCCTTCTACTCTCCTGTAGACGGCTTGCTGGAATGCGTGTTGCAGGAAACGGCCGGACAGACCTCCCTGCAGCAACACCTGGGAATGCTCCGTCGCCTTCGAGCGATCTCGCCTGTTTGTGGCCTGGAACGCGCGTGCGCGTCGTGAGGCGAGCCTCAGCGCCCGCTCTCGATGAGTATCAGACAGTGGGCATTCGGTCGAGAAGCAGCCTGCCACCGCTGTCTAGAAGCGTCTCCGCGAGGGCTGTGCCTACGTGCTCGGCGTTTTCCTGCGGGCCTTCGTTGGTGCCTGTGATGAA
This window of the Verrucomicrobiota bacterium genome carries:
- a CDS encoding PEP-CTERM sorting domain-containing protein; protein product: MRSFALLLTAAALSIAGSAAATTADIGGDPIHVQQDTFAADNWVMEVTSFVFDYSSSSLPAGVPELNEGEALFVYFLDMDNSVSTSTNNFNVGNPNLYPVSSVGWLSPLWVVPVVDGSPTTDTFQDPYLYGYSGPAQATVFTFSGNFFDPWCTLDPNEYSLVYYVAQSGWELVPGTVSGGGVSDNELLPGPGETIVPEPSILVLLGVGVLATIRSRR
- a CDS encoding response regulator yields the protein MFERSYLENIIRNAPIGIITTDLQRRITFMSELARRTCQLSDDMTGHPIDQLAAEPAAMQDQLARVLGGQVQRLLFEVEVNAPVGRRVVQFTSTLLRDDAYVTIGLLVMCEDVTEKRETERKYGTLMANSRDPVVLFKAERLLEVNGAFAAMVGRSPEACRDMAWGDFIDPDTLPIVVDLVQRRTAGDETVPDTFDLYAHDATGDRRLFNVTVSPVFADRGVYSMILRDITERKLLEERIAETKKLESLGLLAGGIAHDFNNLLSGVMGYSSLLKTKLDPESAEFRYADRIETSSTHAKELTAQLLAFARGGQYEVQPLNLNHTVLEAVRMLRLSMPRGVKLTTKLTSRLNWIEADPAQMHQIIANLFTNAIEAMASGGRVTIRTENVRFNGSPGADTPHLDPGPYVHLSLSDTGRGISDEALPRIFDPFFSSKGVGHGLGLSAVYGIVRNHRGAVTVESQIGSGTTVHVYLPAAAAPHREQRRIMEPVERGRETVLVVDDEAIIRDLLGRILEELGYRAIITATGEEAIEAFRARHGEIDCVILDMVLPDLNGDEVFSEMRRIQPDARVVLCTGYSIKPAIEEMVRQGVAGVIRKPFQIEELSATIRSALDRSPSAPQA